The following DNA comes from Methanobrevibacter millerae.
AGTCTGAATTTTCATCCAGGGATGCTCCCGCTATTTCAAACAATACGGTTATTCCCTTTTTGGAAAAAATTTCCTTTAACCTTAAGATTACATTGCGAACCAGCTCAATATCGTCACCATGAGTTAATGTTCCGAAATATCCTATTTTAATGAATTCGTTTCCTCTGAATTTAAATGCCTTTAGCGGAAGTGAATCGTTAACGTAATAGTTTTTGATTACTTCAACATTATCGAGATCCATTTTGTTGAAACGTTCCTTCAGACCATTAGTACTTACGACAATCTGTTCAGAATTGGTTACGAGCTTTTTAATGTTATTGAAATTGTTTATGATATAATGGTAAGAAGGATTTTCAGGATCTATATTTAGGAAATCATCGTCGGCTTCGTAAACTATTTTAATGTTATGCTTCTTTGCCTTCTTTAATATTTGATTTGAAAATGGATTAACCCTTTGAACGACAATAACATCAAATATATGGGCATTAATCATGTTATCGATGTCCAAAAGGGGCATAATTTCCTGACCATAGATAAAGAAATGATAGTCTCCGCTTTCGGAAAGCTTTGAAAATGGAGTATGGATTCTTATGAAAGGACAGGCATTCATATTGTCAAAATTATCCTCTAAAAATACACCTACCTTAATGGTATCGGTTTTGAATTCCTTTGTAGTGACAATATAATCAATCAATACCTTGGAATCGGTTATATACCTGTTTGAATCCAATTCCTTCTTAATGCGGTCAGTGGCGAAATTATCAAGTTGAAGATGTAAATTTTCAGTTATATTATCTACGAAATTAGGATATTTCCTGTTGAACCTTAATTTCATGTGAATTCCTTTTCTGAGATAATGGAGAATCGGATCCTCATCTCTGACATCATTAACAGTGATATAATAGTATAAATCAAAAATCGGGTCAACATACTTCATTTTATCGTCAATTGAATCCGTTTTTGAGCCCTCTTCAATGAAATGTAATATAGGGTCAAGACACGGATGTATGTGAGCATAGTTTGACTCATTAATAATGCCCAAATTCTTAATGGCCGAATACTCTTCCAATTCTACGGTTGCATTAACGTTTGAGTTTTTAAGGGATTTCAAGTAATGGCTGTGCTTTACCTTACGTGCCAAATCTCCTGCAACCCTTAAAGGCTTCGTTAATTTCAAGGAATTTGAGCCCATAAATTCATTGTATTCATTTTGAAGATATCCTATTCTGCCGGCGGTATCTATTCTGTAGCCTGCCATTCCCTTTACGTCATTTACAAGCAGATAGAGCTCTTCTCGGGACAAGTCAATGCTATCGCCCAGCTCCATATTCTCGACTTCAACGCCGATTTTAGCCCTTAAGTTGTCACTGGTAATCGGAGTGGTGAAAATGACCTTATGATGATAATCTCCAGCTTCCTTTGCCCAGTATTCGTTGTCCCAGTAATAAACACGGCTGACGGAAGGATGGAAATCATTTTTCCAGGCCACATATGCAAAACTGAGCTGGTCCTGATTTGTATACTTGATGTTTTCATCCCACCAGTCTTCCATTACCTTAATGACATCCGGATGGTTGTGCTGGCGGAAAAGCGCACCCATAACACCTAAACCGTAATGTTCAGGGAAGCCCTGGGAACGATAAAATTCAATCTGCTCTTCCATTACGGCTCTCGGATAGCGCGGAATGATTTTGGAAGCCTTATATTCCTCATAAACGCAGTCCCTTTCGGTATGGACCACAACCAGCATTTGCGAATTGGCCTTGATGTATTTATAGATGTATTCGCGGATGCTTCCCTTGATTTTAAAGGTTCCATCTAGCCAGAAACTGTATTTGTAATCTTTAAGGTATTTGTGAGGGAGTAACTTATACTGCTTGGCCTTTCTGTTGTTGTCAAGAATGGAATCCTCCATAGGGATTATTTTCCAAAGGTCTGAGGTTAATTCAGGGTTATCAGTGAAGCATATGTAATCACAGTTTTCATCTATTACTTCAGGATGCTTTAAAGTGTCATAATCACCTGTAAAGGCCGTGTAAATAGCTATCTTGTTATTTTTAATGTCTTCAATTGTTTCTTCAGCGGACTGTGTTGAATGATTGAATAAATCCCTGTTAACGTGCTCCTCTGAAAGCTCTTGATAAGTTTCGTAAATTTCATCATAACCCATAATATCACAAATATTTCTCTTTAATAGCTTTTAACAAGTCATCAGCGTAATTATCTGATTTTTCCAGGCAGATATCATATCTTGAATCTTCATCGGAAGAAATCAATACCTTGATTAGGTTCAATCTGCAGATTAATTTTTCAACGTCATAATTCTTATCGTTGGATATTAATATGTCGCAGTGGTCTCCAATGTCCCAATCCTTCAGGCAGGGAACTATTTTGACGTTGAAGCCCATATTGTTTAAATCTTTCACCAATTTAGTTATAAATTCATCGTTTTTGGAAACGATACAGAAATCAAGTTTCTTGTTGGTGAAGAAATTCTCGTTGTTGAGTTTTTCTGTTAAGATCTCCTTAAAAATGAAATCTCCCCATTTATCATAGAAATGCATTATGTTTTGATAATTCAGCCTGTTTTTTTCCGCAACGTCTTCAACACGGGTTGCTGATTCGTGGTGGAACAATAATGCAAATGGATTGAAAATGGATTTGTAACCGTTTTTGTATAATTTAAATGCGAAATCGATGTCCTCATAACCGTAGAAATATCCTTCATCAAGCCCATCAAGCTCCAGATAAAGCTCTTTAGGAACCAAAAGGCATGCTGCGGTATTGGAAATGACTTCCTTTTGGTGGTTTACGTCGCTTGAAAATATCATGGTCGAAAACATGTGCTCATGATAGGGACCGTAAATATAGGGAGTTCTTTCTTCTCTAAATTTTACGCCCGCATGCTGAATGGTAAACGACTTGGGCTGATTATTCATGTCTTCATAGTACGGAAATATCAGTTTGGCTCCGACTGAACCCACATTGTCGTTTTCAAGCATGCATCCTACAAGCTCGTTCAGCCAGCCGTATGTAGGCTCAATATCATTGTTCAGCAAAAGCAGGTATTCTCCGTTTGCCACTTTGGCAGCGTCATTATTTCCTTTTGAAAAACTGACGTTTTCTGTATTTTCAATTACCGTAATAGGCAAGTCCAGTGACTTCAAAAAACTTACGGATTCGTCGCCTGAGGCATTGTCGACGACGATTATTTCATAATTCGAATAGTTGGTCTTTTCATCAAAGTCTTTAAATAAACGTTTTAAATGATTAATGCCGTTTCTTGTAAGAATGATAATGGAAACGAGAGGTTCCGTTTCAAATTCGTAATTGGACAGGAATAACTTATTTGTATCTATAATCTTTTCTCTTCTCAAGGCAAAGGGATTCTTATCCATCCTAAATCCTTCATGTCCATTGTCTATGTAGTGAATCAGAGGGTTCAGATTGTTTTTTGTAACTTCCGGATAATCCTGCAGATATTTCTTTAGATTGAATGTTGGTGAAGGACTCTTAAATTCGCTTGCTCCATAGAATAGATAATGGAAAAGAGGATCCATTCCTGCCTTTTCAACGTGAGGATAAGCCTTGAGATAATACTGTTTATCAAAGAGACCTGACTCCATTATCTTATCATAGCTTTCTTCATAAAGCTTTGCCTTTTTGACATTGAATTTTGATTTTATTAAGAAATCCTTAAACGTTACCATAAGTTAACCTACTTTAAAAAATTGAATCTGCTTTTCTTAGTGTCTTTGTTAATCTCATTTATAATATTATTTTTTTCATTGATAATATTATCTTTTAAATTGAATAGACCTGCTATTTCATCGTTGTTCAGGAAATAGAGGTCAAAATCTATTGTTAATTCATTATTAACTTCACAATTTAAAATATAATTGGGATCCAAGTTCGAAAAAATCTGCAACTCATCATCTATTGAGTTTATGCAGTTTGCCTGCAATACCTCGACATTGTTGATTTTTGATTTGATGAATGCCCCTTCAAGCGGGTCAAAACGAATATTAACGATATTGTCAAATGCGCTTAAATCAAATGTCAATACGTTATTTCTGATTTTGGGAACATAATCCATGAATAATCTTGAATCTTCACTGAAGCCGTTTCCCTCATCGACATATAAGCTTGCAAAAGTCTTCACTTTAGGCAAACGGCGATTGAAATACTTGTATTTGGCCAGGAAGGTTTCGCTGTCATAACTGCTTAAGTTTAAACAGTCATCCTTGTAATAAACTTCATAGTCAGGATATAGCGTCCTGAAATAATCCAAATCATTATCTGAAACGTTGTAGGCACATTCCTTGAGCTTTGAAATTACGGAAATCTCATCTTCGATTGCCCAGTCATAATAATAAACCCAGAATAGAACGTCATTAATGAACTTGACGTTTAACAGGTTAACGAATTTATTTTTCAGGTCGTACAATTCACGGATTGACTCAGACAAGTCCAGCCCATGCTGCGGAGTGATGTTTTCCGTGGTTGATGTTAAATTCTTTCTGTAAAAGTAAGTCGCATCCTTTGATAAAAATATTCTGGAAGCGTTAATTATGGCGCTTACAACGGCAAGATTGTCATCGTACAAACCTCCTGAGAACTTCAGGAATTTGTATAGACTTTTGTGATATATCTTATTCCATGAAGCCGTTGAAAATATTAATTTGGGATTGTCTTCAAGTGAATTTAAAAGCACGTTCTCATCAGTATTCGGCTGGTGTATGTTAATCGGCTCCACATAGTCGCTTCCCGTATATGTCTCCCAGTTGAAAACGAGCAAGTCAGCATCATTTTCACTTATTTTCAATAATGAATCTTCATAGGCATTTGGAGATATGAAGTCATCGCAGTCAATGAATGTCAGGTAGTCCGTTTTGACCTCATTAATGGCGATGTTTCTTGACTCGCCTGCGCCGAGGTTGCTTTCATTGGAAATCACCCTGAAAGTATCGTATTTTGATGCATATTCATTGATGATTGATAAACTGTTATCTGAGGAGTTGTCATTAACTATAATCACTTCAATATTGTCAATGCCAATGCTTTGAGCGACAATTGAATCTAAACATTGCCTGAGATATTTTTCTCCATTGTAAACCGGAATGATAACGCTTAATTGAGGATTCATAATTTCACTATTTTTTTAAATTTATTCTTGACTGAAGCATTTCCCAATTCTTCTCTTAATTGATTGTTTTGAGCTGTCAGCTCGTCAATCTGCTTTTTATATTCATTGGACAGGGTTTCATAATGCTTGGCTAAAATCTCATTGCATACCCTTTCATAATTCAAATCAAATTCCTTATAGTTATCGGCCATCATTATTGATTCATGAAAGGCCCTGTCTTCATAATGCCACTTTTCACTGTATACTACTTCATTCAATGCATAATCATAATATTTTTCTTTCATAACATCTATGAACTGATTTTTTAACTCTTCTTTCAGTCTTAAATAAACATACTTTAAATTAACGATAACGAACATCAGCCAGTCCTGCTTAATCTGATTGTAAACTTTTGCATCAAGGAAATGCTGCTTGGTTGTCTCCAGTATGTTGAATATGTCAAATGAGCCTTCATCCCCGCTTGTTGATATTGACTGGTCCCTGATGCGATAATAATAAAGGTATTCCGGCAGAACAGACACTTTTTTGGCCTTTAAAAATACCTTATAAAAGAACTCTAAATCCTCATAATAGGAACCGTATAGGAATTTGGCATCATTTTCCTTTAAAAAAGATGTTTTATAGAGTTTATTGAAAGGAGCATGTGATATTTTAAAAATTATATCAATAACATCCATATAATAAAAATTACCTGTGAAAAAAGAAGGATCAATTACTTCCAGATTTGTAAAAGGCCCTTCGCTATATTCTTCCGTATTTTCATTGTAATACTTGAACTTGAACATTGTAATGTCTGAGCTGAAGCCCTTTACATGTTCATACAATACTTCCAAAGCATTTTCTTCAAGCCAGTCATCAGAATCGACGAAAAGAACGTATTCCCCTTCGACTTGCTCGATTCCCGTGTTTCTGGCTCCACTCAAGCCCTGATTTTCCTGAGTAATTATTTTAAATCTTGAATCACTAAGTGAATAGCCTTCTAGGATACTTAAAGATAAATCAGTAGACCCGTCATTAACGCATATTACCTCAAAATCCTTAAACGTCTGATTAACTAAGCTGTCAAGACATTTTCTAAGATAATTTGCAACGTTATAAACCGGTAAAACCACTGAAATCTTTATGCCCATTCTTTTCACCTATTGGAATACATCTTTTCGTAGTATTGCTGGTATTCTCCGCTTTTTACCTGATCCATCCAGTCCTGATTGTCAAGATACCACTGAATGGTTTCCTTGATACCCGTTTCGAAAGTATATTTAGGCTCCCAGCCAAGTTCATTTCGTATTTTATCAGCGTCAATTGCGTAACGTCTGTCGTGACCTAATCTGTCTGCGACAAACTCTATTAATGACTCGTCCTTTCCCAAAGCCTCTAGAATTAATTTGACGATTTGAATGTTTTGCCTTTCGTTGTGACCGCCGAT
Coding sequences within:
- a CDS encoding glycosyltransferase domain-containing protein; translation: MGYDEIYETYQELSEEHVNRDLFNHSTQSAEETIEDIKNNKIAIYTAFTGDYDTLKHPEVIDENCDYICFTDNPELTSDLWKIIPMEDSILDNNRKAKQYKLLPHKYLKDYKYSFWLDGTFKIKGSIREYIYKYIKANSQMLVVVHTERDCVYEEYKASKIIPRYPRAVMEEQIEFYRSQGFPEHYGLGVMGALFRQHNHPDVIKVMEDWWDENIKYTNQDQLSFAYVAWKNDFHPSVSRVYYWDNEYWAKEAGDYHHKVIFTTPITSDNLRAKIGVEVENMELGDSIDLSREELYLLVNDVKGMAGYRIDTAGRIGYLQNEYNEFMGSNSLKLTKPLRVAGDLARKVKHSHYLKSLKNSNVNATVELEEYSAIKNLGIINESNYAHIHPCLDPILHFIEEGSKTDSIDDKMKYVDPIFDLYYYITVNDVRDEDPILHYLRKGIHMKLRFNRKYPNFVDNITENLHLQLDNFATDRIKKELDSNRYITDSKVLIDYIVTTKEFKTDTIKVGVFLEDNFDNMNACPFIRIHTPFSKLSESGDYHFFIYGQEIMPLLDIDNMINAHIFDVIVVQRVNPFSNQILKKAKKHNIKIVYEADDDFLNIDPENPSYHYIINNFNNIKKLVTNSEQIVVSTNGLKERFNKMDLDNVEVIKNYYVNDSLPLKAFKFRGNEFIKIGYFGTLTHGDDIELVRNVILRLKEIFSKKGITVLFEIAGASLDENSDWFNIIKIPYYPMSMHTFYDWLGKHSEWDIGIIPLVNTDFNSCKSELKYIEFAALGIPVVASNVEAYNRSIKDGVNGYLASNEDEWVDKMSLLIEDPVLRNGFVNNARDDILENYNLKSRVNQWDEIFKGLIE
- a CDS encoding glycosyltransferase family 2 protein, producing MVTFKDFLIKSKFNVKKAKLYEESYDKIMESGLFDKQYYLKAYPHVEKAGMDPLFHYLFYGASEFKSPSPTFNLKKYLQDYPEVTKNNLNPLIHYIDNGHEGFRMDKNPFALRREKIIDTNKLFLSNYEFETEPLVSIIILTRNGINHLKRLFKDFDEKTNYSNYEIIVVDNASGDESVSFLKSLDLPITVIENTENVSFSKGNNDAAKVANGEYLLLLNNDIEPTYGWLNELVGCMLENDNVGSVGAKLIFPYYEDMNNQPKSFTIQHAGVKFREERTPYIYGPYHEHMFSTMIFSSDVNHQKEVISNTAACLLVPKELYLELDGLDEGYFYGYEDIDFAFKLYKNGYKSIFNPFALLFHHESATRVEDVAEKNRLNYQNIMHFYDKWGDFIFKEILTEKLNNENFFTNKKLDFCIVSKNDEFITKLVKDLNNMGFNVKIVPCLKDWDIGDHCDILISNDKNYDVEKLICRLNLIKVLISSDEDSRYDICLEKSDNYADDLLKAIKEKYL
- a CDS encoding glycosyltransferase family 2 protein, which codes for MNPQLSVIIPVYNGEKYLRQCLDSIVAQSIGIDNIEVIIVNDNSSDNSLSIINEYASKYDTFRVISNESNLGAGESRNIAINEVKTDYLTFIDCDDFISPNAYEDSLLKISENDADLLVFNWETYTGSDYVEPINIHQPNTDENVLLNSLEDNPKLIFSTASWNKIYHKSLYKFLKFSGGLYDDNLAVVSAIINASRIFLSKDATYFYRKNLTSTTENITPQHGLDLSESIRELYDLKNKFVNLLNVKFINDVLFWVYYYDWAIEDEISVISKLKECAYNVSDNDLDYFRTLYPDYEVYYKDDCLNLSSYDSETFLAKYKYFNRRLPKVKTFASLYVDEGNGFSEDSRLFMDYVPKIRNNVLTFDLSAFDNIVNIRFDPLEGAFIKSKINNVEVLQANCINSIDDELQIFSNLDPNYILNCEVNNELTIDFDLYFLNNDEIAGLFNLKDNIINEKNNIINEINKDTKKSRFNFLK
- a CDS encoding glycosyltransferase family 2 protein translates to MGIKISVVLPVYNVANYLRKCLDSLVNQTFKDFEVICVNDGSTDLSLSILEGYSLSDSRFKIITQENQGLSGARNTGIEQVEGEYVLFVDSDDWLEENALEVLYEHVKGFSSDITMFKFKYYNENTEEYSEGPFTNLEVIDPSFFTGNFYYMDVIDIIFKISHAPFNKLYKTSFLKENDAKFLYGSYYEDLEFFYKVFLKAKKVSVLPEYLYYYRIRDQSISTSGDEGSFDIFNILETTKQHFLDAKVYNQIKQDWLMFVIVNLKYVYLRLKEELKNQFIDVMKEKYYDYALNEVVYSEKWHYEDRAFHESIMMADNYKEFDLNYERVCNEILAKHYETLSNEYKKQIDELTAQNNQLREELGNASVKNKFKKIVKL